In Actinomadura citrea, a single window of DNA contains:
- a CDS encoding DUF6882 domain-containing protein: protein MSGFSPAFERLGAALAAVVLQQQETLAEFLPREDWSADLTARSYTSGGVTVRVSLLGSYAARERTWLWGWANPQFGDAHPAVAPTLVIRAIGERLGITEFTTPEIDLSWYEGPAGHGGELIAMAAGGVLGGAGYIGAGYDGGSAYLHVDDPQAPPAQWDPVPLPRLVANAASLFPHEPRLTLAGLLSHHRVPYRQSDVLTEVSLPGGGTARAHFDGIGRFVDWRAELIAVS from the coding sequence ATGTCCGGATTCAGCCCTGCGTTCGAACGCCTCGGCGCCGCACTGGCGGCCGTCGTCCTGCAGCAGCAGGAGACGCTCGCCGAGTTCCTGCCGCGCGAGGACTGGAGCGCCGACCTGACCGCCCGCAGCTACACCAGCGGCGGCGTCACGGTCCGCGTCTCGCTGCTCGGCAGCTACGCCGCCCGCGAGCGCACCTGGCTGTGGGGCTGGGCCAACCCCCAGTTCGGCGACGCGCACCCCGCCGTCGCCCCGACCCTGGTCATCCGGGCCATCGGCGAACGGCTCGGGATCACCGAGTTCACCACCCCCGAGATCGACCTGTCCTGGTACGAGGGCCCCGCCGGGCACGGCGGCGAACTGATCGCGATGGCCGCCGGCGGCGTCCTCGGCGGCGCCGGATACATCGGCGCGGGCTACGACGGCGGCTCCGCCTACCTGCACGTCGACGACCCCCAGGCGCCGCCCGCCCAGTGGGACCCCGTCCCCCTCCCCCGCCTGGTGGCCAACGCCGCCAGCCTCTTCCCCCACGAGCCGCGCCTCACCCTCGCCGGGCTCCTGTCGCACCACCGCGTCCCCTACCGGCAGAGCGACGTCCTCACCGAAGTGTCCCTCCCCGGCGGCGGCACCGCCCGCGCCCACTTCGACGGAATCGGCCGCTTCGTCGACTGGAGAGCCGAGCTCATTGCGGTTTCCTAG
- the ybaK gene encoding Cys-tRNA(Pro) deacylase — translation MSTAKAKGGKGTPATIAAAKAGVEFTLHAYEVDPNAESYGEAAADALGVPHDRLFKTLLAEIDGNLAVGVVPVSSTLDLKALAAAAGGKKARMADPRDAERATGYVVGGISPLGQRRRLPTVVDASASGLATVYVSAGRRGLQIELVPADLVRLTGARVAAIARG, via the coding sequence ATGAGCACTGCCAAGGCCAAGGGCGGCAAGGGCACCCCCGCGACGATCGCCGCGGCGAAGGCCGGCGTCGAGTTCACGCTGCACGCCTACGAGGTGGACCCGAACGCCGAGTCCTACGGGGAGGCCGCCGCCGACGCCCTCGGCGTCCCGCACGACCGGCTCTTCAAGACGCTGCTGGCCGAGATCGACGGGAACCTCGCGGTCGGTGTCGTCCCGGTGTCGTCCACCCTCGACCTGAAGGCGCTCGCGGCGGCGGCCGGCGGCAAGAAGGCCCGGATGGCCGACCCCCGCGACGCCGAGCGCGCCACCGGGTACGTCGTCGGCGGGATCAGCCCGCTCGGGCAGCGCAGGCGGCTGCCGACCGTGGTCGACGCGTCGGCGTCAGGACTCGCGACCGTCTACGTCTCGGCCGGCCGGCGCGGACTCCAGATCGAACTCGTCCCCGCCGACCTCGTCCGCCTCACCGGCGCCCGCGTCGCCGCCATCGCCCGCGGGTAG
- a CDS encoding LON peptidase substrate-binding domain-containing protein, with amino-acid sequence MTERLALFPLGTVLFPGLVLPLHLFEDRYRRLVADLLELPEPRGFGVVGIELGHEVGEGAAHRLAEVGCVAELREVTPHPDGRYDIVAVGARRFRLKELDRSRPYLQGEVEFLPEEPGADPEPAAARVRRLFRSYRRRLGAAGAGPLEEIDPGDPVALSYAIAASLVLDGHEKQRLLEHEDAALRLAAEGELLARENRILDVLPMIPAGQFLDGSFTPN; translated from the coding sequence GTGACCGAGCGGCTCGCCCTGTTCCCCCTCGGCACCGTGCTGTTCCCCGGCCTGGTGCTCCCCCTGCACCTGTTCGAGGACCGCTACCGCCGGCTGGTCGCCGACCTCCTCGAACTGCCCGAGCCCCGCGGTTTCGGCGTCGTCGGCATCGAACTCGGCCACGAGGTCGGCGAGGGCGCGGCGCACCGCCTCGCCGAGGTCGGCTGCGTCGCCGAGCTGCGCGAGGTGACGCCCCACCCGGACGGGCGGTACGACATCGTCGCCGTCGGCGCACGGCGGTTCCGGCTGAAGGAGCTGGACCGGTCCCGGCCCTACCTGCAGGGCGAGGTCGAGTTCCTGCCCGAGGAGCCCGGCGCCGACCCTGAGCCCGCCGCGGCTCGGGTCCGGCGGCTGTTCCGGAGCTACCGGCGGCGCCTCGGCGCGGCCGGCGCGGGCCCGCTGGAGGAGATCGACCCGGGCGACCCGGTCGCGCTGTCGTATGCGATCGCGGCGTCGCTCGTGCTGGACGGGCACGAGAAGCAGCGCCTGCTGGAGCACGAGGACGCGGCGCTGCGGCTGGCGGCGGAGGGCGAGCTGCTGGCCAGGGAGAACCGCATCCTGGACGTGCTCCCGATGATCCCCGCCGGGCAGTTCCTGGACGGGTCGTTCACGCCGAACTGA
- a CDS encoding PhzF family phenazine biosynthesis protein produces the protein MRMLVVDAFAGRAFAGNPAGVCLLTGAADAAWMQRVAAEMRHSETAFVRPLQDGGADFEVRWFTPKTEVALCGHATLGSAHALYETGTAEAGRPIRFRTLRSGVLTVTPEEDGALAMDFPVMRADPVEVPGGLAEALGAKVLHTGRNAQNDLLAEVPDETSVRDLAPDVRALAGIDARGVIVTAAAAPGRDHDFVSRFFAPRVLPGDAEDPVTGSAHCALAPYWAERLGRDALTGYQASPRGGYVRVALHGDRVTLAGRAVTVLDGALRV, from the coding sequence ATGAGGATGCTCGTCGTCGACGCCTTCGCCGGCCGCGCGTTCGCCGGCAACCCCGCCGGGGTGTGCCTGCTCACCGGTGCCGCCGACGCCGCATGGATGCAGCGCGTCGCCGCGGAGATGCGGCATTCCGAGACAGCGTTCGTCCGTCCGCTCCAGGACGGGGGCGCCGACTTCGAGGTGCGGTGGTTCACCCCGAAGACGGAGGTCGCCCTCTGCGGGCACGCCACCCTCGGTTCCGCCCACGCCCTCTACGAGACGGGGACGGCCGAGGCGGGGCGCCCGATCAGGTTCCGCACGCTCAGAAGCGGCGTCCTCACCGTCACCCCGGAGGAGGACGGCGCGCTGGCGATGGACTTCCCGGTGATGCGCGCCGACCCCGTCGAGGTGCCCGGGGGGCTCGCGGAGGCACTCGGCGCCAAGGTGCTGCACACCGGGCGCAACGCCCAGAACGACCTGCTGGCCGAGGTCCCGGACGAGACCTCCGTGCGGGACCTCGCCCCGGACGTCCGGGCGCTCGCCGGGATCGACGCCCGCGGCGTGATCGTCACGGCGGCCGCCGCCCCCGGCCGGGACCACGACTTCGTGTCCCGGTTCTTCGCGCCGCGCGTCCTGCCCGGCGACGCCGAGGACCCGGTGACCGGCTCCGCCCACTGCGCCCTCGCTCCCTACTGGGCCGAGCGCCTCGGCCGCGACGCCCTGACCGGCTACCAGGCGTCGCCGCGCGGCGGGTACGTCCGCGTGGCCCTGCACGGCGACCGGGTGACCCTCGCCGGCCGGGCCGTCACCGTCCTGGACGGCGCCCTGCGGGTCTGA
- the hisD gene encoding histidinol dehydrogenase produces MISRIDLRGSLPGDLRSVLPRAELDVEAALDKVRPICEDVRHRGSAAVREHTGRLDGVELERVRVPVEVVHRALADLDPAVRDALEESIRRARAVHRAQRRTDVTTQVVPGGTVTERWIPVGRVGLYVPGGRAVYPSSVVMNVVPAQEAGVGSLAVTSPAQKDFGGLPHPSILAACALLGVDEVYAAGGAQAIAMFAYGTDECPRADLVTGPGNVYVAAAKRLLKGVIGIDAEAGPTEIAILADGTADPVEVAADLISQAEHDTLAAAVLVTDSVRLADEVEAEVKAQVARARHNERITEALAGRQSGIVLVDDVDDGLKVVDAYAAEHLEIQTADAAAVAARVRNAGAVFVGRYAPVSLGDYLAGSNHVLPTGGCACHSSGLSVQSFLRGVHVVEYDRDALAEATARVVALAEAEDLPAHGAALKARFDWEIPS; encoded by the coding sequence GTGATTTCCCGTATCGACCTGCGCGGCTCGCTTCCCGGCGATCTGCGCTCCGTGCTGCCCCGCGCCGAACTCGACGTCGAGGCCGCCCTGGACAAGGTGCGGCCCATCTGCGAGGACGTGCGCCATCGCGGCTCGGCGGCGGTACGGGAGCACACCGGCCGGCTCGACGGGGTCGAGCTGGAGCGCGTCCGGGTCCCGGTCGAGGTCGTGCACCGGGCGCTCGCCGACCTCGATCCGGCCGTCCGGGACGCGCTGGAGGAGAGCATCCGCCGGGCTCGCGCCGTGCACCGCGCCCAGCGCCGCACGGACGTCACCACGCAGGTCGTGCCCGGCGGCACCGTCACCGAGCGGTGGATCCCGGTCGGGCGCGTCGGCCTGTACGTGCCGGGCGGCCGCGCCGTCTACCCGTCCAGCGTGGTCATGAACGTCGTCCCCGCGCAGGAGGCGGGCGTCGGCTCCCTCGCCGTCACCTCGCCCGCGCAGAAGGACTTCGGCGGGCTGCCGCACCCCTCGATCCTCGCCGCGTGCGCGCTGCTCGGCGTCGACGAGGTGTACGCCGCGGGCGGCGCGCAGGCGATCGCGATGTTCGCCTACGGCACCGACGAGTGCCCGCGCGCCGATCTGGTCACCGGGCCCGGCAACGTCTACGTCGCCGCCGCCAAGCGGCTGCTCAAGGGCGTGATCGGCATCGACGCCGAGGCCGGCCCGACGGAGATCGCGATCCTCGCCGACGGCACCGCCGACCCGGTGGAGGTCGCCGCCGACCTGATCAGCCAGGCCGAGCACGACACGCTCGCGGCCGCCGTCCTGGTGACCGACTCGGTGCGGCTCGCCGACGAGGTCGAGGCCGAGGTGAAGGCGCAGGTGGCCCGCGCCCGGCACAACGAGCGGATCACCGAGGCGCTGGCCGGGCGGCAGTCCGGCATCGTCCTGGTCGACGACGTCGACGACGGACTGAAGGTCGTGGACGCCTACGCCGCCGAGCACCTGGAGATCCAGACCGCCGACGCCGCCGCGGTCGCCGCGCGCGTCCGCAACGCCGGGGCGGTCTTCGTGGGCCGGTACGCGCCGGTGTCGCTCGGCGACTACCTGGCCGGGTCCAACCACGTCCTGCCGACCGGCGGGTGCGCCTGCCACTCCTCCGGGCTGTCGGTCCAGTCGTTCCTGCGCGGAGTGCACGTCGTCGAGTACGACCGCGACGCCCTCGCCGAGGCCACCGCGCGCGTCGTCGCGCTCGCCGAGGCCGAGGACCTGCCCGCCCACGGCGCCGCCCTCAAGGCCCGCTTCGACTGGGAGATCCCTTCGTGA
- a CDS encoding histidinol-phosphate transaminase: MTSLNDLPLRDDLRGREPYGAPQLDVPYALNTNENPYPPSERLVKALGEAVMDVAGSLNRYPDRDAVALREDLAAFLNADTPGAGLTAARVWAANGSNEIIQQILQAFGGAGRTALGFEPSYSMHPIITGVSGTRWVNAFRDEDFGLEPERAVAAVEEHRPDVVFLTSPNNPTGTALPLDAIEAVLAAAPGMVVVDEAYAEFRRAGTPSALTLLDGHPRLIVTRTMSKAFAMAGARLGYLAAAPAVIEALLLVRLPYHLSAVTQAVARTALAHGEELLGGVDALRRERDDLVAWLRAEGLRVADSDANFVLFGTFPDRRRVWEDLLERGVLIREVGPPEWLRVSVGTPAEMAAFRTALRQARGAGTENSEESL, from the coding sequence GTGACCTCGCTCAACGACCTGCCGCTGCGGGACGACCTGCGCGGCCGGGAGCCCTACGGCGCGCCCCAGCTGGACGTCCCGTACGCGCTGAACACCAACGAGAACCCCTACCCGCCGTCCGAGCGGCTCGTGAAGGCCCTCGGCGAGGCCGTCATGGACGTCGCCGGGTCGCTGAACCGCTACCCCGACCGGGACGCGGTCGCGCTCCGCGAGGACCTCGCCGCCTTCCTGAACGCCGACACGCCCGGCGCGGGCCTCACCGCGGCCCGGGTGTGGGCCGCGAACGGCTCCAACGAGATCATCCAGCAGATCCTGCAGGCGTTCGGCGGGGCCGGCCGCACCGCGCTCGGCTTCGAGCCGTCCTACTCGATGCACCCGATCATCACCGGGGTGTCCGGGACCCGCTGGGTGAACGCCTTCCGCGACGAGGACTTCGGCCTCGAACCCGAGCGCGCGGTCGCGGCCGTCGAGGAGCACCGCCCCGACGTCGTGTTCCTGACCTCGCCCAACAACCCGACCGGCACCGCGCTGCCCCTCGACGCGATCGAGGCCGTCCTCGCGGCCGCGCCCGGCATGGTCGTCGTCGACGAGGCCTACGCCGAGTTCCGCCGCGCGGGCACCCCCTCCGCGCTGACGCTGCTGGACGGCCACCCGCGGCTGATCGTCACCCGGACGATGTCCAAGGCGTTCGCGATGGCCGGGGCCCGGCTCGGCTACCTGGCCGCCGCCCCCGCCGTGATCGAGGCGCTGCTGCTCGTCCGGCTGCCCTACCACCTGTCGGCCGTCACCCAGGCCGTCGCGCGCACCGCCCTCGCCCACGGCGAGGAGCTGCTCGGCGGCGTCGACGCGCTGCGCCGCGAGCGCGACGACCTCGTCGCGTGGCTGCGCGCCGAGGGGCTCCGGGTCGCCGACTCCGACGCCAACTTCGTCCTGTTCGGGACGTTCCCCGACCGCCGCCGCGTCTGGGAGGACCTGCTGGAACGCGGCGTGCTGATCCGGGAGGTGGGCCCGCCCGAGTGGCTGCGGGTCAGCGTCGGCACCCCGGCGGAGATGGCCGCCTTCCGCACCGCGCTCCGGCAGGCGCGCGGAGCCGGCACCGAGAACAGCGAGGAGAGTCTGTGA
- the hisB gene encoding imidazoleglycerol-phosphate dehydratase HisB — translation MTRKGRVERGTGETQVLVEIDLDGTGQVDVATGVGFFDHMLAQLGKHGSFDLTVKTTGDLHIDSHHTIEDTAIALGAAFREALGDKSGIRRFADASIPLDEALAQVTVDVSGRPYLVHVEPDGMAPMIGPEYDTTMTRHILESFVSNARVALHVHVPYGRNAHHIVEAQFKALARALRDAVAFDPKVHGIPSTKGAL, via the coding sequence GTGACGCGCAAGGGACGAGTCGAGCGCGGGACCGGGGAGACCCAGGTCCTCGTGGAGATCGACCTCGACGGCACCGGGCAGGTCGACGTCGCGACCGGCGTGGGGTTCTTCGACCACATGCTGGCGCAGCTCGGCAAGCACGGGTCGTTCGACCTGACCGTCAAGACCACCGGCGACCTGCACATCGACAGCCACCACACCATCGAGGACACCGCGATCGCGCTCGGCGCGGCGTTCCGCGAGGCGCTGGGCGACAAGTCCGGCATTCGCCGCTTCGCCGACGCCTCCATTCCGCTCGACGAGGCGCTCGCCCAGGTCACCGTGGACGTCTCCGGGCGCCCCTACCTGGTGCACGTGGAGCCGGACGGCATGGCGCCGATGATCGGCCCCGAGTACGACACCACGATGACCCGGCACATCCTCGAGTCGTTCGTGTCGAACGCGCGGGTCGCGCTGCACGTCCACGTCCCCTACGGCCGCAACGCCCACCACATCGTCGAGGCGCAGTTCAAGGCCCTCGCCCGCGCGCTGCGCGACGCCGTGGCGTTCGACCCGAAGGTGCACGGCATCCCCTCCACCAAGGGGGCCCTGTAG
- the hisH gene encoding imidazole glycerol phosphate synthase subunit HisH, whose product MKKIVILDYGSGNLRSAERAVARAGAEVTVTADRDAALAADGLVVPGVGAFAACMAGLRSVHGDQIIGRRLAGGRPVLGICVGMQILFSKGIEHGVTTQGCDEWPGTVDRLNAPVVPHMGWNTVDVPEGSVLFEGLRDERFYFVHSYAARSWDLETDPTGTIPAPLVTWSEHGDRFVAAVENGPLCATQFHPEKSGDAGAHLLRNWLATLA is encoded by the coding sequence GTGAAGAAGATCGTCATCCTGGACTACGGCTCGGGGAACCTGCGCTCCGCCGAGCGCGCGGTGGCCCGCGCCGGCGCGGAGGTGACCGTCACCGCCGACCGGGACGCCGCGCTCGCCGCCGACGGCCTGGTCGTCCCGGGCGTCGGCGCGTTCGCCGCCTGCATGGCGGGCCTGCGCTCGGTGCACGGCGACCAGATCATCGGCCGCCGCCTGGCGGGCGGCCGCCCCGTCCTCGGCATCTGCGTCGGCATGCAGATCCTGTTCTCCAAGGGCATCGAGCACGGCGTCACCACCCAGGGCTGCGACGAGTGGCCGGGCACGGTCGACCGCCTGAACGCCCCGGTCGTCCCGCACATGGGGTGGAACACGGTGGATGTCCCCGAGGGCTCCGTGCTCTTCGAGGGCCTGCGCGACGAGCGCTTCTACTTCGTCCACTCCTACGCGGCCCGCAGCTGGGACCTGGAGACCGACCCGACCGGCACCATCCCGGCGCCCCTGGTCACCTGGTCCGAGCACGGCGACCGCTTCGTCGCCGCGGTCGAGAACGGCCCCCTGTGCGCCACCCAGTTCCACCCGGAGAAGTCCGGCGACGCCGGCGCCCACCTCCTGCGCAACTGGCTCGCCACCCTGGCCTAG
- the priA gene encoding bifunctional 1-(5-phosphoribosyl)-5-((5-phosphoribosylamino)methylideneamino)imidazole-4-carboxamide isomerase/phosphoribosylanthranilate isomerase PriA — protein MTLTLLPAVDVADGRAVRLVQGEAGTETSYGAPLEAALAWQGAGAEWIHLVDLDAAFGRGSNRELLAEVTGKLDVKVELSGGIRDDASLEAALATGCARVNIGTAALEDPAWCRKIIASHGDRIAVGLDVRGTTLAARGWTREGGDLWEVLARLEDDGCPRYVVTDVTKDGTLRGPNTGLLREVCSRTDRPVVASGGVSSLDDLRALAGLVPDGVEGAIVGKALYAGAFTLEEALEAVK, from the coding sequence ATGACTTTGACGCTCCTTCCCGCCGTCGACGTCGCCGACGGCCGGGCCGTCCGGCTGGTGCAGGGCGAGGCCGGCACCGAGACCTCCTACGGCGCGCCGCTGGAGGCCGCGCTCGCCTGGCAGGGGGCGGGGGCGGAGTGGATCCATCTGGTGGACCTCGACGCCGCGTTCGGGCGCGGCTCCAACCGGGAACTGCTCGCCGAGGTGACCGGGAAGCTGGACGTGAAGGTGGAGCTGTCGGGCGGCATCCGCGACGACGCGTCGCTGGAGGCGGCCCTGGCCACCGGGTGCGCCCGGGTCAACATCGGCACCGCCGCGCTGGAGGACCCCGCCTGGTGCCGCAAGATCATCGCCTCGCACGGCGACCGGATCGCGGTGGGGCTGGACGTGCGGGGAACGACGCTGGCCGCGCGCGGGTGGACGCGGGAGGGCGGCGACCTGTGGGAGGTCCTCGCGCGGCTGGAGGACGACGGCTGCCCCCGGTACGTGGTCACCGACGTCACCAAGGACGGGACGCTGCGCGGCCCCAACACCGGGCTGCTGCGCGAGGTCTGCTCCCGGACGGACAGGCCCGTCGTCGCCTCCGGCGGCGTCTCGTCGCTGGACGACCTTCGGGCGCTGGCCGGGCTCGTCCCGGACGGCGTCGAGGGCGCGATCGTCGGCAAGGCGCTCTACGCCGGGGCGTTCACGCTGGAAGAGGCCCTGGAGGCCGTGAAGTGA
- the hisF gene encoding imidazole glycerol phosphate synthase subunit HisF has translation MTVAVRVIPCLDVDAGRVVKGVNFQNLRDAGDPVELARRYDAEGADELTFLDITASSADRSTTYDVVRRTAEQVFIPLTVGGGIRTVEDVDRLLRAGADKVSINTAAIARPEFLREAAHRFGSQCVVLSVDARRAAGTPSGFEVTTHGGRKGTGIDAIEWARRGAELGVGEILLNSMDADGTKAGFDLDMLRRVREAVTVPVIASGGAGAVGHFAPAVEAGADAVLAASVFHFGELKISDVKAALGAAGNPVR, from the coding sequence GTGACCGTCGCCGTGCGGGTGATCCCGTGCCTGGACGTCGACGCCGGGCGCGTGGTCAAGGGCGTCAACTTCCAGAACCTGCGGGACGCGGGCGACCCGGTGGAGCTGGCCCGCCGCTACGACGCCGAGGGCGCCGACGAGCTGACGTTCCTGGACATCACCGCCTCCAGCGCCGACCGCTCCACGACCTACGACGTGGTGCGGCGCACCGCCGAGCAGGTGTTCATCCCGCTGACGGTCGGCGGCGGCATCCGCACCGTCGAGGACGTCGACCGGCTGCTGCGCGCCGGCGCCGACAAGGTCTCGATCAACACCGCGGCGATCGCGCGGCCGGAGTTCCTGCGGGAGGCCGCGCACCGGTTCGGGTCGCAGTGCGTCGTGCTGTCGGTGGACGCCCGGCGCGCCGCGGGGACGCCGTCCGGGTTCGAGGTCACCACGCACGGGGGCCGCAAGGGCACCGGCATCGACGCGATCGAGTGGGCCCGTCGCGGCGCGGAGCTCGGCGTCGGGGAGATCCTGCTGAACTCGATGGACGCCGACGGCACCAAGGCCGGCTTCGACCTGGACATGCTGCGCCGCGTCCGGGAGGCCGTCACCGTCCCGGTGATCGCCAGCGGAGGCGCGGGGGCGGTCGGGCACTTCGCCCCCGCCGTGGAGGCGGGCGCGGACGCCGTCCTCGCCGCCAGCGTCTTCCACTTCGGGGAATTGAAGATCTCCGACGTCAAGGCCGCGCTGGGCGCCGCAGGCAACCCCGTTCGCTGA
- a CDS encoding ATP-grasp domain-containing protein → MSIALATCSLLPDGSDDVQDLIRALAAEGVAAEPVAWDADVDWPRYDLVVIRSTWDYTARRDEFVAWAESLPRVLNPAAIVRWNTDKRYLRDLADAGVPVVPTLWDPDDLPSEWPEYVIKPAVSIGAGDTARWGPGEEAAARAHLRSLREAGRTVMVQPYLSAVDTVGETALIFCDGEYSHAARKAQILAAGAGVQGHVRDDPTRGQVTASTATEAELEVARRALAAVPHGDDLLYARVDMIPGPDGAPMLIELELTEPALYLHHAPGSAERFAGAIRADLGVRR, encoded by the coding sequence ATGAGTATCGCTCTCGCGACCTGCTCGCTGCTGCCCGACGGAAGCGACGACGTCCAGGACCTGATCCGCGCCCTGGCGGCCGAGGGCGTCGCCGCCGAGCCCGTCGCCTGGGACGCCGACGTCGACTGGCCCCGGTACGACCTGGTCGTCATCCGCTCCACCTGGGACTACACCGCCCGACGGGACGAGTTCGTGGCATGGGCGGAGAGCCTGCCCCGCGTCCTCAACCCCGCCGCGATCGTGCGGTGGAACACCGACAAGCGCTACCTGCGCGACCTCGCCGACGCGGGCGTCCCCGTCGTCCCGACGCTGTGGGACCCGGACGACCTCCCCTCCGAGTGGCCCGAGTACGTCATCAAGCCGGCCGTCTCGATCGGCGCGGGCGACACCGCCCGCTGGGGCCCCGGCGAGGAGGCCGCGGCCCGCGCCCACCTGCGCTCGCTCCGCGAGGCGGGCCGGACGGTGATGGTCCAGCCGTACCTGTCCGCCGTCGACACGGTCGGCGAGACGGCGCTGATCTTCTGCGACGGCGAGTACAGCCACGCCGCCCGCAAGGCGCAGATCCTCGCCGCGGGCGCGGGCGTCCAGGGCCACGTCCGGGACGACCCGACGCGCGGCCAGGTCACCGCGTCCACGGCCACGGAGGCCGAGCTGGAGGTGGCCCGCCGCGCCCTGGCCGCCGTCCCGCACGGCGACGATCTCCTCTACGCCCGCGTCGACATGATCCCCGGCCCGGACGGCGCCCCGATGCTCATCGAGCTGGAACTGACCGAGCCCGCCCTCTACCTGCACCACGCCCCCGGCAGCGCCGAACGCTTCGCCGGGGCCATCCGCGCCGACCTCGGCGTCAGGCGCTAG
- a CDS encoding LLM class flavin-dependent oxidoreductase — protein MDASDIGIVFGSLTPPEQLTAGAALAERLGFGELWFSEDCFFTGGVSGMTQLLAATRTVPVGLGLASVMTRHPAILAMELAGLARMYPGRGRAAVGLGNTHWLGQMGLLPDRPLTAVTETFDVLRELLGGGTADRRAGTHDFAGVRLEFAPEQPPELWIGAVNGRALRAGAGRADGILLSVLAGAAYVAWAKEQATGTGRQAPPITAFVLASVADDEQAARDAVRDAVGFFLRAESHTALVTESEHGAQIRERIAGLADDEPLVVEDAWIDEFAVAGDPRQVRAKLQGLLDAGADSLGLWLFPPDQLTGQLQRIAHEVLPATD, from the coding sequence ATGGATGCGAGCGATATCGGGATCGTGTTCGGCAGCCTGACCCCGCCGGAGCAGCTGACCGCCGGCGCCGCGCTGGCGGAGCGGCTCGGTTTCGGCGAGCTGTGGTTCTCCGAGGACTGCTTCTTCACCGGCGGCGTGTCCGGCATGACCCAGCTGCTGGCCGCCACGCGGACGGTCCCCGTCGGGCTCGGCCTGGCCAGCGTGATGACCCGGCACCCCGCGATCCTGGCCATGGAGCTGGCCGGGCTGGCTCGGATGTACCCGGGCCGCGGCCGGGCCGCCGTGGGACTCGGCAACACCCACTGGCTCGGGCAGATGGGCCTGCTGCCCGACCGCCCGCTGACGGCGGTCACCGAGACCTTCGACGTCCTGCGCGAGCTTCTGGGCGGCGGCACCGCCGACCGCCGGGCGGGCACGCACGACTTCGCCGGCGTCCGGCTGGAGTTCGCGCCCGAGCAGCCGCCCGAGCTGTGGATCGGCGCGGTCAACGGCCGCGCGCTGCGTGCCGGCGCCGGGCGAGCCGACGGGATCCTGCTGTCGGTCCTGGCCGGCGCCGCGTACGTGGCCTGGGCCAAGGAGCAGGCGACCGGGACCGGCCGGCAGGCTCCGCCGATCACGGCCTTCGTCCTGGCGTCGGTCGCCGACGACGAGCAGGCGGCGCGCGACGCCGTGCGCGACGCCGTCGGCTTCTTCCTCAGGGCCGAATCGCACACCGCCCTGGTCACCGAGTCCGAGCACGGCGCCCAGATCCGCGAGCGGATCGCCGGCCTGGCGGACGACGAGCCGCTGGTCGTCGAGGACGCATGGATCGACGAGTTCGCCGTCGCCGGGGACCCGCGCCAGGTCAGAGCCAAGCTTCAGGGACTGCTCGACGCCGGCGCCGACTCGCTCGGCCTCTGGCTGTTCCCGCCCGACCAGCTCACCGGCCAGCTCCAGCGCATAGCGCACGAGGTGCTCCCCGCGACGGACTGA